In one window of Drosophila ananassae strain 14024-0371.13 chromosome XR, ASM1763931v2, whole genome shotgun sequence DNA:
- the LOC6504276 gene encoding solute carrier family 46 member 3, whose protein sequence is MSPKDGSMGKLEYGKYTVNQTAQSPPITATSTPSQTASQEKGPPSKEKNGKDNAATTTTKRSLREKIRLVANNITVEPILAAYIMPSVLSNLATQNLNLEKACRVNMAYGDEVCDALTRRQTANYTLEEETVQQMVARMAAWKTVIQSLFPCLLILFWGSWSDRHRRRKPCILIPVVGEFLGVVGLMLCVYFEKAPMEVAALTEAIFPSLSGGWFTMLMGVFSYIADITTEEERTLRIGILNVCFSVGVPIGMAFSGVLLKQIGFYGVFSISAAFYVIAFVYGFFFLEEPVARPEKSVDQKSLLADFFDKEHVVQTFRVAFQKGENQRRKRVILLMIVVMVIIGPLHGEMAVTYLFTRFRFNWSEVEFSFFSTYAMFTGLIGVIFCVGVLSHKLNIDDALVGVLSSTSKILSSFVYAFATLPWHMYLGGLVEIFNGTAFIAMRSIATKLVSKDELGKVNSLFGVAEALMPMVFAPMYTTLYAATLRVLPGAFFLLGGGLTMFSVIIFLWMYRFQLKQRRRLARSDAERASVKDPNGNINAIEALALASEAKGQMNGIISNVIHESLEHADPPPPTASDPIERGIENQGFIQEELRDTKAV, encoded by the exons ATGTCTCCCAAGGACGGCAGCATGGGCAAGCTCGAGTACGGTAAGTACACGGTGAACCAGACGGCCCAGTCTCCTCCGATCACGGCCACGAGCACGCCCTCACAGACCGCCAGCCAAGAGAAAGGTCCTCCATCAAAGGAGAAGAATGGCAAGGATAATGCTGCTACGACGACCACGAAGCGTTCCTTGCGGGAGAAAATCCGTCTGGTGGCCAACAACATCACCGTGGAGCCTATCCTGGCGGCCTACATCATGCCCAGCGTTCTCTCCAACCTAGCCACACAGAACCTCAACCTCGAAAAGGCCTGTCGGGTGAACATGGCTTACGGCGACGAGGTGTGCGATGCCTTGACCCGTCGCCAAACTGCCAACTACACACT GGAGGAGGAAACCGTGCAACAGATGGTGGCGCGAATGGCCGCCTGGAAGACGGTGATCCAGTCGCTGTTCCCCTGCCTGCTGATCCTCTTCTGGGGCTCCTGGAGCGATCGCCATCGCCGCCGAAAACCGTGCATCCTGATCCCGGTGGTCGGGGAGTTCCTGGGGGTGGTGGGCCTCATGCTGTGCGTCTACTTCGAGAAGGCGCCCATGGAGGTCGCCGCTCTCACAGAGGCCATCTTTCCGTCCCTCAGCGGCGGCTGGTTCACCATGCTGATGGGCGTCTTCAGCTACATAGCGGACATCACCACGGAGGAGGAGCGCACCTTGCGGATCGGGATCCTCAacgtctgcttctcggtgggCGTGCCCATTGGCATGGCCTTTTCCGGAGTGCTGCTCAA GCAAATTGGTTTCTACGGCGTCTTTTCCATTTCGGCCGCCTTCTACGTGATCGCTTTTGTGTATGGATTCTTCTTCCTGGAGGAGCCGGTCGCGCGGCCGGAGAAGAGCGTGGATCAGAAAAGCCTGCTGGCAGACTTCTTCGACAAGGAGCACGTGGTGCAGACGTTCCGCGTGGCGTTCCAAAAGGGCGAGAACCAGCGACGCAAGCGAGTGATTCTTCTGATGATCGTGGTGATGGTGATCATCGGACCACTCCACGGAGAGATGGCTGTGACATATCTGTTTACCCGGTTCCGTTTCAACTGGTCGGAGGTGGAGTTTAGTTTCTTCTCCACCTACGCGATGTTCACGGGCCTAATCGGAGTGATCTTCTGCGTAGGAGTGCTCTCGCACAAGCTGAACATTGACGACGCCCTGGTGGGCGTCCTCTCTAGCACCTCCAAAATCCTCTCCTCGTTCGTCTACGCCTTCGCCACCCTGCCGTGGCACATGTATCTCGGCGGCCTGGTGGAGATCTTCAACGGCACCGCATTTATCGCTATGCGCTCCATCGCCACCAAGCTGGTTTCCAAGGACGAGCTGGGCAAGGTGAACTCCCTCTTCGGTGTCGCCGAGGCGCTCATGCCGATGGTCTTCGCTCCCATGTACACCACCCTCTACGCGGCCACTCTCCGGGTCCTGCCCGGCGCCTTCTTCCTCCTCGGCGGTGGTCTCACCATGTTCTCTGTAATCATCTTCCT ATGGATGTACCGTTTCCAGTTGAAGCAGAGACGCCGTCTAGCCCGCTCGGACGCGGAGCGGGCTTCCGTGAAGGACCCGAACGGCAACATCAACGCCATCGAAGCCTTGGCCCTGGCCAGTGAGGCCAAAGGTCAAATGAACGGCATTATTTCCAATGTGATACACGAGTCCCTCGAGCATGCCGATCCCCCACCTCCGACTGCTTCCGATCCGATTGAACGGGGAATCGAGAACCAGGGATTCATTCAGGAGGAGCTCCGGGACACCAAGGCGGTGTAG